A single window of Salvia splendens isolate huo1 chromosome 8, SspV2, whole genome shotgun sequence DNA harbors:
- the LOC121744863 gene encoding uncharacterized protein LOC121744863, with translation MVATRGRRKCASSDVTLEENKAAENGPAETHSASPTVDAIEPKEDAQLDENKDLLTDKASNKNSSEIPGGEGEKVAQVDNEHPSTPETESDGDNKAELGENKAELGENAFEDDEIDDREAMLWGDEDEAFEHDSEERVLDEYEVSEEEATDEDDEGDEVSEEEATEEDEVSEEEAVKEENGKENSQEKKGNAERDARSAKVKEDGRDAKVKKDGRDSNKDESKASLKNINKTNESSRKKKGQASRLIKVDSEDKPESSSKRKVKKRVESMGMIFMCSSGTKKDCYQHRVFGLPENKKNIVEKIYTGMRLFLYDTDLKLMYGIYKAAGPGGYNIEPNAFKAKFPSQVRFKVLENCLPLPEEKFKKIIEKNYFTKTKFDCQLNSEQVKKLCRLFVASSKGRPSKKLGASLKVEKRPILRESSRRQKTGDKRPLPLREELRNPERPRKRQRKVMSSAAAAPRRRLPPPLPSTIPSSYGYDRALGTDAYRRDPYLERRSPYRDRHDRHLIHVDPYGGVRAPPIERSDRYRDGHDPPLERHYAYSSSRDSHIERRDPYIDGVDPYPRRRDPYGEGRALEPRDPYRDGRDPYIETRESYRDGRDPYIERRDSLRDRRAPYLEHHVLYGDSAHSELYSTYRRPPLSDSRDVHIDDRGVELRDSYRRDELRYESDSRNRQDIVSNDAYVSNRERLSYADPLYPAAYPSRAGLYRL, from the exons ATGGTGGCTACCAGAGGCCGGAGAAAGTGTGCAAGCTCTGATGTGACCCTTGAGGAGAACAAAGCTGCTGAAAACGGTCCAGCCGAGACACATTCTGCTTCGCCGACAGTGGATGCGATAGAGCCCAAGGAGGATGCTCAATTGGATGAAAACAAAGACTTGCTTACTGACAAGGCAAGCAATAAGAATTCCAGTGAAATACCCGGAGGAGAAGGTGAAAAAGTGGCACAAGTAGACAATGAACATCCGAGTACTCCAGAGACAGAATCAGATGGAGATAATAAGGCAGAACTGGGTGAAAATAAAGCAGAACTGGGTGAAAATGCTTTTGAAGATGATGAAATAGATGATCGTGAAGCTATGCTGTGGGGGGATGAGGATGAAGCTTTTGAGCATGACAGTGAAGAAAGAGTTCTTGACGAGTATGAGGTTAGTGAGGAAGAGGCTACAGATGAGGATGACGAGGGTGATGAAGTTAGTGAGGAAGAGGCAacagaagaagatgaagtgagTGAGGAAGAAGCagtaaaagaagaaaatggcaaAGAAAATAgtcaagaaaaaaaaggaaatgcagAACGAGATGCAAGGAGCGCCAAGGTGAAAGAGGATGGAAGGGATGCCAAGGTAAAAAAAGATGGGAGGGATTCTAACAAGGATGAATCAAAAGCCAGTTTGAAGAACATCAATAAGACAAATGAAAGTAGCAGAAAGAAAAAGGGACAAGCTAGCAGGTTGATAAAAGTGGATTCTGAAGATAAGCCAGAGTCATCAAGCAAGAGAAAGGTGAAGAAGAGAGTGGAAAGCATGGGAATGATTTTTATGTGCAGTTCAGGGACAAAGAAAGACTGCTATCAGCATAGAGTTTTTGGTCTGCcagaaaacaagaaaaatattgTTGAAAAGATTTATACTGGTATGCGACTCTTTCTATATGACACTGATCTGAAATTGATGTATGGAATCTACAAAGCTGCCGGACCCGGGGGTTACAATATCGAACCCAATGCCTTCAAAGCAAAGTTTCCATCTCAG GTTCGCTTCAAAGTTTTGGAAAATTGCTTGCCATTGCCTGAGGAGAAGTTCAAGAAGATTATTGAGAAGAATTACTTTACCAAAACCAAGTTTGACTGCCAACTGAACTCAGAGCAG GTCAAGAAACTATGTAGGTTGTTTGTTGCTTCGAGCAAAGGGCGTCCATCAAAAAAGTTGGGTGCGAGTCTCAAAGTAGAAAAACGCCCCATACTCCGAGAGAGTAGTAGAAGGCAGAAAACAGGTGATAAGAGACCTCTTCCATTGAGGGAGGAGCTCAGAAACCCTGAGCGACCTCGTAAGCGTCAGAGGAAGGTTATGAGCTCAGCAGCTGCTGCACCACGTCGACGTCTTCCACCACCACTGCCTTCTACGATTCCTTCCTCATATGGCTATGATAGGGCTTTAGGCACAGATGCTTATAGGCGAGATCCGTATTTGGAGCGCCGTAGCCCTTACAGAGATAGGCATGATCGGCACCTAATTCATGTGGATCCTTATGGAGGTGTGCGAGCTCCACCTATAGAACGTAGTGATCGCTACAGAGACGGGCACGACCCTCCTCTAGAGCGTCATTATGCTTACAGTAGCAGCCGAGATTCACATATAGAACGCCGTGATCCTTACATAGATGGCGTGGACCCTTATCCAAGGAGGCGTGATCCTTACGGAGAAGGAAGGGCTTTGGAGCCTCGTGATCCATACAGAGATGGACGGGATCCATACATAGAGACACGTGAGTCTTACAGAGATGGGCGAGATCCATACATAGAAAGACGTGATTCTCTTAGAGATCGACGAGCTCCGTATCTGGAGCACCATGTTCTGTACGGTGACAGTGCACATTCTGAGCTTTATAGCACATACAGGAGGCCTCCATTATCGGATAGCCGTGATGTTCATATAGATGACCGAGGGGTTGAGCTCCGGGACTCCTATAGGCGGGATGAACTCAGGTATGAGTCGGACTCAAGGAATCGTCAGGACATTGTTAGCAACGATGCTTATGTTTCAAACAGGGAGCGGTTATCCTATGCAGACCCTCTGTATCCTGCAGCATATCCGTCCCGGGCAGGTTTGTATCGTCTTTAG
- the LOC121744035 gene encoding RHOMBOID-like protein 1, protein MGRTPIASSPAPEAAIQIPTRRSEKPRRSRPPPPEPSKWVAWLSPTIIFINIALFLVAMYLNNCPSHSHTCIGASFLGRFAFQGIHENPLLGPSATTLLELGAMDVKKVVEDGEAWRLVTCMWLHAGVFHVLANMLSFVFVGFRMEEEFGFARLGGVYVISGIGGSLASSLYVRTTISVGASGALFGLLGAMLSELIINWSIYENKVQSLMSLLLIILVNLAVGILPHVDNFAHLGGFLTGFMLGFVLMIRPQYGYINKKKMPDYIASSAKSKSKPKYKPSQCIMLVVALIILITGFTTGLTMLLKGVNGNDHCSWCHYLSCVPSPLWTCQARCASSQYENQVQLTCMQNRKSQIYMLNNGTTAVPIQQLCAELCG, encoded by the exons ATGGGAAGGACCCCGATCGCCTCTTCGCCGGCGCCCGAGGCAGCGATCCAAATCCCGACCCGCCGGAGCGAGAAGCCCCGCCGATCACGGCCGCCGCCGCCAGAGCCCTCCAAATGGGTCGCCTGGCTGTCTCCCAccatcatcttcatcaacatCGCCTTGTTTTTAGTAGCGATGTATCTCAACAATTGCCCCTCCCACTCCCATACATGCATTGGCGCCTCCTTCCTTGGCCGCTTCGCCTTCCAGGGCATCCACGAGAACCCCTTGCTCGGCCCCTCCGCCACCAC GCTATTGGAATTGGGCGCTATGGATGTTAAAAAGGTGGTGGAAGACGGCGAGGCATGGCGGCTGGTGACGTGTATGTGGCTGCACGCCGGAGTATTTCATGTATTGGCCAATATGCTGAGTTTTGTGTTTGTTGGGTTTCGGATGGAGGAAGAGTTTGGATTTG CCCGGCTTGGTGGGGTGTATGTTATATCCGGAATCGGTGGCAGTTTGGCCTCGTCTCTATACGTACGGACCACCATTTCAGTTGGTGCCTCTGGTGCCCTGTTCGGGTTGCTGGGAGCAATGCTCTCTGAACTTATTATCAATTGgtccatatacgagaacaag GTGCAATCCCTGATGAGTCTTCTGCTCATCATCCTCGTCAATCTGGCCGTAGGAATCCTCCCTCATGTTGACAACTTCGCCCATTTGGGCGGATTCCTGACCGGGTTTATGCTCGGATTCGTGCTTATGATTCGACCTCAATATGGATACATCAACAAGAAAAAGATGCCTGACTACATAGCTTCCTCAGCGAAATCCAAGTCCAAACCCAAGTACAAGCCATCCCAATGTATCATGCTCGTTGTGGCCCTCATTATATTGATAACAGG GTTTACTACTGGGCTGACAATGCTGCTGAAAGGGGTGAATGGGAATGATCATTGCTCTTGGTGTCACTACTTGAGCTGTGTGCCTTCCCCGCTCTGGACATGCCAAGCACGATGCGCG TCGAGCCAATACGAGAATCAAGTGCAGTTAACGTGTATGCAGAACCGGAAAAGCCAGATATACATGCTGAACAATGGCACCACGGCTGTACCGATTCAGCAGCTCTGTGCTGAACTTTGCGGTTGA
- the LOC121745705 gene encoding probable xyloglucan galactosyltransferase GT11 gives MENHLRSLKNFWIGSCLMFAFWYLIIYAYDWSSLSLPSLSSLALDSISTDERNQSSTSNLDSTNRITEEGEREKRCRGRYIYVHDIPSRFNADYIKQCSLLNRWQNMCPYFANDGLGQRLRPGWFSTNQFSLEVIFHNRMKQYDCLTENSSKAAAVFIPYYPGLDVARYLWDPAKAALKDSDAKDLFRMLKARPEWGAMGGRDHFLVSGRITWDFRRTGVNVTDWGNTVMVLPEARNMTMIAIESSPWDRNDFAIPYPTYFHPSTDAQVSGHQSKMAKQKRRFLFCFAGAPRPNMAASIRDQIMAQCLAAGRRKCRMMECRDDKRNCMKPENVMKAFESSEFCLQPPGDSFTRRSTFDSILAGCIPVFFNPASAYVQYLWHLPEDHASYSVLIPEGGVRRGNVSIDAVLSQIPNDRVAEMRENVIKMIPNVIYADPRSRLEKYDDAFELTIRGVINRVERLRKEMRDGRNESREFDLEFSWKYYTFGSTEPHEWDHYFKRGG, from the coding sequence ATGGAGAATCATCTCAGATCCCTCAAAAATTTCTGGATCGGCTCATGCCTCATGTTCGCCTTCTGGTATCTTATCATCTACGCCTACGATTGGTCGTCTCTCTCCCTCCCCAGCCTCTCTTCCCTAGCACTCGATTCAATCTCCACCGACGAAAGGAATCAGTCGTCGACTTCGAATCTCGACTCCACCAACCGGATTACGGAGGAAGGCGAGAGAGAGAAACGGTGCAGAGGCAGATACATATACGTTCACGACATCCCGAGCCGATTCAACGCGGATTACATCAAACAGTGCAGCCTTCTGAACAGGTGGCAGAACATGTGCCCTTACTTCGCCAACGACGGCCTCGGCCAGCGCCTCCGCCCCGGTTGGTTCTCGACCAACCAGTTTTCATTAGAAGTCATCTTCCACAACCGGATGAAGCAGTACGACTGCCTAACGGAAAATTCATCCAAAGCGGCAGCGGTTTTCATCCCCTACTACCCCGGCCTCGATGTGGCGCGGTACCTGTGGGACCCAGCCAAAGCGGCGCTGAAGGACTCCGACGCGAAGGATCTTTTCCGGATGCTGAAGGCCCGGCCCGAGTGGGGGGCTATGGGCGGGAGAGACCACTTTCTGGTGTCGGGCCGGATCACGTGGGATTTCAGGAGGACGGGTGTGAACGTCACGGATTGGGGGAACACCGTGATGGTGCTGCCCGAGGCGAGAAACATGACTATGATAGCGATCGAGTCGAGCCCGTGGGACCGGAACGACTTCGCCATACCCTACCCGACCTACTTCCATCCCTCGACCGATGCCCAGGTCTCTGGCCACCAGAGCAAGATGGCGAAGCAGAAGAGGAGGTTCCTTTTCTGCTTCGCTGGCGCTCCCCGCCCAAACATGGCGGCCTCGATCAGGGACCAGATCATGGCGCAGTGTTTGGCCGCGGGGAGGAGGAAGTGCAGGATGATGGAGTGCAGGGACGACAAGCGCAACTGCATGAAGCCGGAGAACGTGATGAAGGCGTTCGAGAGCTCGGAGTTCTGCCTGCAGCCACCCGGGGACTCGTTCACTAGGCGGTCCACGTTCGACTCCATCCTCGCGGGTTGCATCCCGGTCTTCTTCAACCCGGCCTCGGCTTACGTCCAGTACCTATGGCATCTGCCTGAGGACCACGCCTCCTACTCGGTGCTGATACCGGAAGGCGGTGTGAGGCGCGGGAACGTGAGTATCGACGCCGTTCTGTCTCAGATTCCGAATGATAGGGTTGCGGAGATGAGGGAGAATGTGATCAAGATGATTCCGAATGTGATATACGCGGATCCGAGGTCGAGATTGGAGAAATATGATGATGCGTTTGAGTTGACGATTAGAGGGGTTATTAATAGAGTGGAGCGGCTGAGGAAGGAGATGAGAGATGGGAGGAATGAGAGTAGGgagtttgatttggagtttagttGGAAGTATTACACTTTTGGAAGTACTGAACCGCATGAATGGGATCATTATTTCAAGAGAGGGGGATAG